One part of the Musa acuminata AAA Group cultivar baxijiao chromosome BXJ1-5, Cavendish_Baxijiao_AAA, whole genome shotgun sequence genome encodes these proteins:
- the LOC103983942 gene encoding uncharacterized protein LOC103983942, giving the protein MWAASCLASCCAACACEACRSVAGSISRRSARIAYCGLFALSLVVSWGLREVAAPLMESLPWINHFHKTPDREWFETDAVLRVSLGNFVFFTILAVVMIGIKDQKDPRDQLHHGGWMAKIVCWFIVVFLMFFVPNGIVSFYETLSKFGSGLFLLVQVVLLLDFVHAWNENWVSKDEQFWYMALLIVSLVCYLATFSFTGVLFHWFTPSGHDCGLNTFFIVLTLILVFVFATVALHPKVNGSLLPASIISLYCTYLCYSGLSSEPRDYECNGLHNHSKVVSTGSLTLGLLTTVLSVVYSAVRAGSSTSLFSPPSSPRAGSEKPLLPFDKLDEQEDKKTDEAKPVSYSYTFFHLIFSLASMYSAMLLTGWSTSVGESGKLIDVGWPSVWVRIVTGWATAALFMWSLVAPLIFPDREF; this is encoded by the exons atgtggGCCGCCTCGTGCCTCGCCTCATGCTGCGCCGCCTGCGCCTGCGAAGCATGCCGCTCGGTCGCCGGAAGCATCAGCCGCCGCTCCGCCCGCATCGCCTACTGCGGCCTCTTCGCACTATCCCTTGTCGTCTCCTGGGGCCTCCGCGAGGTTGCCGCACCCCTCATGGAGTCCCTCCCTT GGATTAATCACTTCCACAAGACGCCGGATAGAGAGTGGTTCGAGACCGACGCTGTGCTCCGCGTTAGCTTGGGGAATTTCGTGTTCTTTACGATCTTGGCTGTTGTAATGATTGGGATCAAGGATCAGAAGGATCCGCGCGACCAGCTGCATCACGGTGGTTGGATGGCGAAGATCGTTTGTTGGTTTATCGTAGTGTTTCTTATGTTCTTCGTTCCCAATGGCATTGTCAGCTTCTACG AGACATTATCAAAGTTTGGTTCAGGATTGTTTCTTCTGGTTCAGGTTGTTCTCTTACTGGATTTTGTACATGCATGGAATGAGAACTGGGTTTCAAAGGATGAGCAGTTCTG GTACATGGCTTTGTTAATCGTCTCGCTGGTTTGCTATTTGGCAACATTCTCCTTTACAGGAGTGCTCTTTCACTGGTTTACTCCATCAGGACATGATTGTGGACTCAACACCTTTTTTATTGTCCTGACATTGATTCTTGTATTTGTTTTTGCTACTGTTGCGTTGCATCCAAAG GTAAATGGCAGCTTATTGCCTGCATCAATTATTTCACTTTACTGCACTTACCTCTGTTATAGCGGGCTTTCTAGTGAACCAAGGGATTACGAGTGCAATGGTCTTCACAACCATTCAAAAGTTGTTTCAACTGGAAGTCTTACACTTGGCCTGCTTACTACTGTGCTCTCTGTTGTCTACTCTGCTGTTCGTGCCGGCTCCTCAACAAGTTTATTCTCTCCACCAAGTTCACCGCGTGCTG GATCCGAGAAGCCGTTGCTCCCATTTGACAAGTTGGATGAGCAGGAGGACAAGAAGACTGATGAGGCAAAGCCAGTCTCCTACTCATACACCTTCTTCCACCTCATCTTCTCTCTTGCAAGCATGTACTCAGCAATGCTTCTGACTGGCTGGTCCACCTCGGTTGGTGAAAGCGGAAAGCTCATCGATGTTGGGTGGCCATCTGTGTGGGTCAGGATTGTCACTGGGTGGGCAACAGCAGCTCTCTTCATGTGGTCCCTTGTCGCCCCCCTTATCTTCCCCGATAGAGAGTTCTGA
- the LOC135673048 gene encoding AP2-like ethylene-responsive transcription factor At1g79700 encodes MGKIQKNNSGNQKNVDKNDSSSSSSMKMKRTRRSVPRDSPSQRSSVFRGVTRHRWTGRYEAHLWDKNCWNESQNKKGKQVYLGAYDDEEAAAHAYDLAALKYWGHDTILNFPTSAYQEELKDMENQSREEYIGSLRRKSSGFSRGVSKYRGVARHHHNGRWEARIGRVSGNKYLYLGTYATQEEAATAYDIAAIEYRGLNAVTNFDLSRYIKWLQPKGLDAEPGSHGSAAQSMQQEDGISVRGISQFPEPREAGVATSSALDLLLQSSKFKEMLEKTSAESSSTSSTPGCDDKPTGCSFPDYIQTYFECQDNGGFIEEEDSIFGDLSTLISPITEFELDI; translated from the exons ATGGGCAAGATCCAAAAGAACAACTCCGGCAATCAGAAGAACGTCGACAAGaatgacagcagcagcagcagcagcatgaaGATGAAGAGAACAAGAAGAAGTGTGCCGAGAGACTCTCCTTCTCAGCGTAGCTCTGTCTTCCGCGGTGTGACAAG GCATCGATGGACAGGTCGATACGAGGCCCATTTGTGGGACAAGAACTGCTGGAATGAATCCCAGAACAAGAAAGGGAAACAAG TTTATCTTG GAGCCTATGACGATGAAGAGGCAGCGGCTCATGCGTACGACCTGGCAGCACTCAAGTATTGGGGCCATGACACCATTCTCAATTTTCCT ACATCGGCATACCAAGAAGAGCTCAAGGATATGGAGAATCAGTCCAGGGAGGAATATATTGGATCCTTAAGAAG GAAAAGCAGTGGGTTCTCAAGAGGTGTCTCAAAATACAGAGGTGTTGCGAG ACACCATCACAATGGGAGATGGGAAGCTCGGATTGGTCGGGTTTCCGGTAACAAGTACTTGTATCTTGGAACATATG CGACGCAGGAGGAGGCTGCAACCGCGTACGACATCGCCGCGATCGAGTACCGCGGCCTCAACGCCGTCACCAACTTCGACCTCAGCCGCTACATCAAATGGCTCCAACCCAAGGGGCTCGATGCCGAGCCAGGCAGCCACGGCAGTGCAGCGCAGAGCATGCAGCAGGAGGACGGGATTAGCGTGAGGGGGATCTCACAGTTCCCTGAACCAAGAGAAGCAGGAGTGGCCACATCGTCTGCACTTGATCTGCTGCTGCAGTCGTCAAAGTTCAAGGAGATGTTGGAGAAGACatctgcagagagcagtagtacgtCGTCGACACCCGGTTGTGATGACAAGCCAACCGGGTGCAGTTTTCCGGACTACATACAGACGTACTTCGAGTGCCAAGACAACGGGGGCTTCATCGAGGAAGAAGACTCCATCTTTGGGGATCTCAGCACTTTGATATCCCCCATCACCGAGTTCGAGCTCGACATATGA